A window of Blattabacterium cuenoti contains these coding sequences:
- the yajC gene encoding preprotein translocase subunit YajC, which yields MYYIYLKLVQSSAAETVWMFALIFIVFYFFMIRPQINKQKMEKKFQENLKTGNYIVTTSGIHGKIIKISKYFCILETVVGKIKTEKNTISKDLTYLRYGKNNPKVLYKEINHK from the coding sequence ATGTATTATATATATTTGAAATTAGTACAAAGTTCTGCTGCAGAAACTGTTTGGATGTTTGCTCTAATATTTATTGTTTTCTATTTTTTTATGATTAGACCTCAAATAAATAAACAAAAAATGGAAAAAAAATTTCAAGAAAATTTAAAAACAGGAAATTATATTGTAACAACTTCAGGAATACATGGCAAAATTATTAAAATATCAAAATATTTTTGCATATTAGAAACAGTAGTGGGAAAAATTAAAACAGAAAAAAATACAATTTCTAAAGATTTAACTTATTTACGATATGGAAAAAATAATCCAAAAGTATTATATAAAGAAATAAATCATAAATGA